Proteins from one Rosa chinensis cultivar Old Blush chromosome 7, RchiOBHm-V2, whole genome shotgun sequence genomic window:
- the LOC112178743 gene encoding glucose-6-phosphate isomerase 1, chloroplastic isoform X6: MASISGIYSSSPTLQPRLRPAASLLRKDSVSFPTAGPRPGDRSLFAQSVAREIKAELAKVDGDGAVIKEKKKKVLEKDPRALWRRYVDWLYQHKELGLYLDVSRVGFTDEFVAEMEPRLQAAFKAMDDLEKGAIANPDEGRMVGHYWLRDPKLAPKPILTVQIENTLEALLKFSGDVVSGKIKPPASSEGRFTQVLSVGIGGSALGPQFVAEALAPDVPPLKIRFIDNTDPAGIDHQIAQLGEELASTLVIVISKSGGTPETRNGLLEVQKAFREAGLNFAKQGVAITQENSLLDNTARIEGWLARFPMFDWVGGRTSEMSAVGLLPAALQGIDIKEMLAGGKLMDEANRTTVVKNNPAALLALCWYWATDGLGSKDMVVLPYKDSLLLFSRYLQQLVMESIGKEFDLDGNRVNQGLTVYGNKGSTDQHAYIQQLRDGVHNFFVTFIEVLRDRPPGHDWELEPGVTCGDYLFGMLQIEMIYKIIAHMAANDRALIAEGSCGSPRSVKVFLGECNVEALY; encoded by the exons ATGGCTTCAATTTCCGGCATTTATTCCTCTTCTCCGACTCTGCAACCGCGGCTGAGACCGGCGGCGAGTCTATTACGTAAAGACTCCGTTTCGTTTCCGACGGCCGGGCCCAGGCCCGGCGATCGGAGCTTGTTCGCTCAGTCGGTGGCGCGGGAGATCAAGGCCGAGTTGGCAAAGGTTGACGGCGATGGCGCTGTGattaaggagaagaagaagaaggttctGGAGAAGGATCCTCGGGCGTTGTGGCGGAGGTACGTGGACTGGTTGTACCAGCACAAGGAGCTGGGGCTATATTTGGATGTGAGTCGGGTCGGGTTTACCGACGAGTTCGTCGCGGAAATGGAGCCCCGGCTCCAGGCGGCGTTTAAGGCGATGGATGACCTGGAGAAAGGCGCGATTGCGAATCCCGATGAGGGGCGGATGGTCGGGCATTACTGGCTGAGAGACCCTAAGCTGGCGCCGAAACCGATACTCACGGTTCAGATTGAGAACACGCTCGAGGCGCTGCTGAAGTTCTCCGGCGACGTCGTCAGCGGTAAG ATTAAGCCGCCGGCTTCTTCGGAGGGTCGTTTTACTCAGGTTCTTTCGGTTGGAATCGGAGGCTCGGCACTTGGACCACAGTTTGTTGCTGAGGCATTGGCGCCTGATGTTCCTCCTCTTAAG ATACGATTCATTGACAATACCGATCCAGCAGGAATTGATCATCAGATTGCACAGCTCGGTGAAGAGCTGGCTTCTACTCTTGTAATTGTGATTTCAAAG AGTGGAGGTACTCCGGAAACTAGAAATGGTTTACTCGAAGTACAGAAGGCCTTTCGTGAGGCTGGCCTAAATTTCGCAAAACAG GGAGTGGCTATCACTCAAGAAAATTCATTATTAGACAACACTGCTAGAATTGAGGGCTGGTTAGCTAGATTCCCAATGTTTGACTGGGTTGGTGGAAGAACATCTGAAATGTCTGCAGTTGGTCTTCTTCCAGCAGCGCTTCAG GGAATTGACATTAAAGAAATGCTCGCTGGTGGAAAGTTGATGGATGAAGCTAATAGAACCACTGTG GTTAAGAATAATCCTGCCGCCTTGCTTGCTTTATGCTGGTATTGGGCTACTGATGGATTGGGATCCAAG GATATGGTTGTTCTTCCTTACAAGGACAGCCTATTATTATTTAGTCGGTATTTGCAGCAGTTGGTCATGGAATCTATTGGGAAAGAATTTGACCTTGATGGTAATCGG GTGAATCAAGGACTTACAGTGTACGGAAACAAAGGGAGCACGGATCAGCATGC ATACATCCAACAACTGAGAGATGGCGTGCACAATTTCTTTGTGACATTCATTGAAGTACTACGAGATAGGCCTCCTGGTCATGATTGGGAGCTTGAACCAGGTGTCACATGTGGTGACTATCTATTTGGAATGCTACAG ATTGAAATGATTTACAAGATCATCGCTCACATGGCGGCAAATGACAGAGCTCTTATTGCTGAAGGCAGTTGCGGTTCACCACGGAGTGTCAAAGTTTTCCTCGGCGAGTGTAATGTGGAGGCATTATATTGA
- the LOC112177568 gene encoding chaperone protein DnaJ, with protein MMWDEWGDPSFSNTDEQQQHTDQDSHLNFDFFSELSKPKDYYKILEVDYDATDDSIRSNYIRLALKWHPDKQKDQNCSTSRFQEINEAYQVLSDPAKRREYDKQGMLYVYDYNITEYLNRYKGLILTCNGLGIRHSIW; from the exons ATGATGTGGGACGAATGGGGCGACCCAAGTTTCTCCAACACCgatgaacaacaacaacacacCGACCAAGATTCGCACTTGAACTTCGATTTCTTCTCGGAGCTCTCCAAACCCAAG GATTACTATAAGATTCTTGAAGTGGATTATGATGCCACCGACGATTCCATTCGCTCCAATTACATCCGTCTCGCCCTG AAATGGCACCCAGATAAGCAAAAAGACCAGAACTGTTCCACCTCCAGGTTTCAAGAAATAAATGAGGCGTATCAAG TTTTGAGTGACCCAGCCAAGAGAAGAGAATATGACAAGCAAGGGATGCTTTACGTCTATGATTATAACATAACT GAGTATCTTAATCGCTACAAAGGTCTTATATTGACATGCAATGGCCTTGGGATAAGGCATTCAATTTGGTAA
- the LOC112177567 gene encoding pentatricopeptide repeat-containing protein At5g18475 isoform X1, protein MNLRRVHFSWCRWFASSPSTISSSVSWISPLRLSKFNAHKPDPPPETTTTRTEGRRKSKYISHDAAINLIKRERDPQHALEIFNMVSEQKGFNHNNATYATILNKLGQSKKFKAVDAVLYQMKYDACKYHEGIFLNLMKHFSNSSMHERVLEMFYAIQPIVREKPSLKCISTCLNLLIEANQVDLAQQFLMHLKKSLNLKLNTCIVNILVKHHCKNGDLESAFEVVKEMKKSKLSYPNLITYSTLIDGLCQSGRLTEAMDLFEEMISKDQILPDVLTYNILINGFCRGGKVDRARKILDFMKSKGCNPNVFNYSALMNGFCKEERLEEAKELLDEMKSFGIKPDTVVYTTLIDCYFRTGRVDEAIELLKEMKERRCKADTVTFNVILGGLCREGRIEDALEMLDKLPYEGIYLNKGSYRIVLNSLCQKGELNKAKELLRLMMGRGFVPHYATSNQLLVSLCEAGMADDAIMALFGLVEMGFKPLPDSWTLFVESICRERKLLPAFELLDELVNEEFD, encoded by the coding sequence ATGAATCTAAGGAGAGTTCATTTTAGTTGGTGCCGTTGGTTCGCTTCCTCTCCTTCGACAATCTCATCATCTGTTTCATGGATCTCTCCTCTGCGGTTATCAAAATTCAATGCTCACAAACCAGATCCCCCTCCCGAGACCACAACCACAAGGACAGAAGGTAGGAGGAAATCCAAATATATTTCCCATGATGCTGCCATCAACTTAATTAAACGTGAGAGAGATCCACAACATGCCTTGGAAATATTTAACATGGTTTCGGAGCAAAAGGGTTTCAACCACAATAATGCCACCTATGCAACTATCCTCAATAAGCTTGGTCAGTCCAAGAAGTTCAAGGCTGTTGATGCAGTTCTCTATCAAATGAAGTACGATGCCTGCAAATATCATGAGGGTATATTCCTTAATCTCATGAAGCACTTTTCAAATTCATCTATGCATGAAAGAGTGCTTGAAATGTTCTATGCTATCCAGCCAATAGTTCGGGAAAAGCCGTCTCTCAAATGCATTAGTACTTGTCTAAATCTACTGATTGAAGCGAATCAGGTTGATTTGGCCCAACAGTTTCTCATGCATTTGAAGAAGAGTCTTAACTTGAAGCTGAATACATGCATTGTCAACATCTTGGTTAAGCACCATTGCAAAAATGGGGATCTTGAATCTGCCTTTGAGGTTGTAAAGGAAATGAAAAAGTCTAAGCTTTCCTATCCTAATTTGATTACTTACTCGACTCTAATTGATGGTTTATGTCAAAGTGGAAGACTGACAGAAGCAATGGACCTGTTTGAGGAAATGATCTCAAAGGATCAGATATTGCCTGATGTGCTAACGTACAACATTTTGATTAACGGTTTTTGCCGTGGTGGGAAAGTTGATAGGGCAAGGAAGATATTGGATTTTATGAAGAGCAAGGGATGCAACCCAAATGTATTCAATTACTCAGCTCTGATGAATGGATTCTGTAAGGAGGAAAGGTTGGAAGAGGCCAAGGAGCTTTTGGATGAAATGAAGAGCTTTGGTATCAAACCAGATACGGTTGTCTACACTACTTTAATTGATTGCTACTTTAGGACTGGGAGAGTTGATGAAGCAATAGAGTTGCTCAAAGAGATGAAAGAAAGACGGTGCAAAGCTGATACTGTGACTTTCAATGTGATACTTGGAGGACTATGTAGAGAAGGTAGAATTGAGGATGCGCTTGAGATGCTGGACAAACTTCCTTATGAGGGTATCTATCTGAATAAGGGAAGCTACAGGATTGTGTTGAATTCATTGTGTCAGAAGGGCGAACTAAACAAAGCTAAAGAGTTGTTGAGATTGATGATGGGTAGGGGGTTTGTACCACATTATGCAACTTCAAACCAGTTGCTAGTTAGCCTTTGTGAGGCTGGAATGGCAGATGATGCAATTATGGCTTTATTTGGATTGGTGGAGATGGGATTCAAGCCACTGCCTGATTCCTGGACTCTTTTTGTTGAATCAATTTGCAGAGAAAGAAAGCTGCTGCCTGCATTTGAACTGCTCGATGAATTAGTGAATGAAGAGTTCGATTAA
- the LOC112177567 gene encoding pentatricopeptide repeat-containing protein At5g18475 isoform X2: protein MPANIMRPIVREKPSLKCISTCLNLLIEANQVDLAQQFLMHLKKSLNLKLNTCIVNILVKHHCKNGDLESAFEVVKEMKKSKLSYPNLITYSTLIDGLCQSGRLTEAMDLFEEMISKDQILPDVLTYNILINGFCRGGKVDRARKILDFMKSKGCNPNVFNYSALMNGFCKEERLEEAKELLDEMKSFGIKPDTVVYTTLIDCYFRTGRVDEAIELLKEMKERRCKADTVTFNVILGGLCREGRIEDALEMLDKLPYEGIYLNKGSYRIVLNSLCQKGELNKAKELLRLMMGRGFVPHYATSNQLLVSLCEAGMADDAIMALFGLVEMGFKPLPDSWTLFVESICRERKLLPAFELLDELVNEEFD from the exons ATGCCTGCAAATATCATGAGG CCAATAGTTCGGGAAAAGCCGTCTCTCAAATGCATTAGTACTTGTCTAAATCTACTGATTGAAGCGAATCAGGTTGATTTGGCCCAACAGTTTCTCATGCATTTGAAGAAGAGTCTTAACTTGAAGCTGAATACATGCATTGTCAACATCTTGGTTAAGCACCATTGCAAAAATGGGGATCTTGAATCTGCCTTTGAGGTTGTAAAGGAAATGAAAAAGTCTAAGCTTTCCTATCCTAATTTGATTACTTACTCGACTCTAATTGATGGTTTATGTCAAAGTGGAAGACTGACAGAAGCAATGGACCTGTTTGAGGAAATGATCTCAAAGGATCAGATATTGCCTGATGTGCTAACGTACAACATTTTGATTAACGGTTTTTGCCGTGGTGGGAAAGTTGATAGGGCAAGGAAGATATTGGATTTTATGAAGAGCAAGGGATGCAACCCAAATGTATTCAATTACTCAGCTCTGATGAATGGATTCTGTAAGGAGGAAAGGTTGGAAGAGGCCAAGGAGCTTTTGGATGAAATGAAGAGCTTTGGTATCAAACCAGATACGGTTGTCTACACTACTTTAATTGATTGCTACTTTAGGACTGGGAGAGTTGATGAAGCAATAGAGTTGCTCAAAGAGATGAAAGAAAGACGGTGCAAAGCTGATACTGTGACTTTCAATGTGATACTTGGAGGACTATGTAGAGAAGGTAGAATTGAGGATGCGCTTGAGATGCTGGACAAACTTCCTTATGAGGGTATCTATCTGAATAAGGGAAGCTACAGGATTGTGTTGAATTCATTGTGTCAGAAGGGCGAACTAAACAAAGCTAAAGAGTTGTTGAGATTGATGATGGGTAGGGGGTTTGTACCACATTATGCAACTTCAAACCAGTTGCTAGTTAGCCTTTGTGAGGCTGGAATGGCAGATGATGCAATTATGGCTTTATTTGGATTGGTGGAGATGGGATTCAAGCCACTGCCTGATTCCTGGACTCTTTTTGTTGAATCAATTTGCAGAGAAAGAAAGCTGCTGCCTGCATTTGAACTGCTCGATGAATTAGTGAATGAAGAGTTCGATTAA
- the LOC112178743 gene encoding glucose-6-phosphate isomerase 1, chloroplastic isoform X4 encodes MASISGIYSSSPTLQPRLRPAASLLRKDSVSFPTAGPRPGDRSLFAQSVAREIKAELAKVDGDGAVIKEKKKKVLEKDPRALWRRYVDWLYQHKELGLYLDVSRVGFTDEFVAEMEPRLQAAFKAMDDLEKGAIANPDEGRMVGHYWLRDPKLAPKPILTVQIENTLEALLKFSGDVVSGKIKPPASSEGRFTQVLSVGIGGSALGPQFVAEALAPDVPPLKIRFIDNTDPAGIDHQIAQLGEELASTLVIVISKSGGTPETRNGLLEVQKAFREAGLNFAKQGVAITQENSLLDNTARIEGWLARFPMFDWVGGRTSEMSAVGLLPAALQGIDIKEMLAGGKLMDEANRTTVVKNNPAALLALCWYWATDGLGSKDMVVLPYKDSLLLFSRYLQQLVMESIGKEFDLDGNRVNQGLTVYGNKGSTDQHAYIQQLRDGVHNFFVTFIEVLRDRPPGHDWELEPGVTCGDYLFGMLQGTRSALYSNDRESITVSVEEVTPRSVGALIALYERAVGIYAILVNINAYHQPGVEAGKKAAGEVLALQKRVLSVLNEARLK; translated from the exons ATGGCTTCAATTTCCGGCATTTATTCCTCTTCTCCGACTCTGCAACCGCGGCTGAGACCGGCGGCGAGTCTATTACGTAAAGACTCCGTTTCGTTTCCGACGGCCGGGCCCAGGCCCGGCGATCGGAGCTTGTTCGCTCAGTCGGTGGCGCGGGAGATCAAGGCCGAGTTGGCAAAGGTTGACGGCGATGGCGCTGTGattaaggagaagaagaagaaggttctGGAGAAGGATCCTCGGGCGTTGTGGCGGAGGTACGTGGACTGGTTGTACCAGCACAAGGAGCTGGGGCTATATTTGGATGTGAGTCGGGTCGGGTTTACCGACGAGTTCGTCGCGGAAATGGAGCCCCGGCTCCAGGCGGCGTTTAAGGCGATGGATGACCTGGAGAAAGGCGCGATTGCGAATCCCGATGAGGGGCGGATGGTCGGGCATTACTGGCTGAGAGACCCTAAGCTGGCGCCGAAACCGATACTCACGGTTCAGATTGAGAACACGCTCGAGGCGCTGCTGAAGTTCTCCGGCGACGTCGTCAGCGGTAAG ATTAAGCCGCCGGCTTCTTCGGAGGGTCGTTTTACTCAGGTTCTTTCGGTTGGAATCGGAGGCTCGGCACTTGGACCACAGTTTGTTGCTGAGGCATTGGCGCCTGATGTTCCTCCTCTTAAG ATACGATTCATTGACAATACCGATCCAGCAGGAATTGATCATCAGATTGCACAGCTCGGTGAAGAGCTGGCTTCTACTCTTGTAATTGTGATTTCAAAG AGTGGAGGTACTCCGGAAACTAGAAATGGTTTACTCGAAGTACAGAAGGCCTTTCGTGAGGCTGGCCTAAATTTCGCAAAACAG GGAGTGGCTATCACTCAAGAAAATTCATTATTAGACAACACTGCTAGAATTGAGGGCTGGTTAGCTAGATTCCCAATGTTTGACTGGGTTGGTGGAAGAACATCTGAAATGTCTGCAGTTGGTCTTCTTCCAGCAGCGCTTCAG GGAATTGACATTAAAGAAATGCTCGCTGGTGGAAAGTTGATGGATGAAGCTAATAGAACCACTGTG GTTAAGAATAATCCTGCCGCCTTGCTTGCTTTATGCTGGTATTGGGCTACTGATGGATTGGGATCCAAG GATATGGTTGTTCTTCCTTACAAGGACAGCCTATTATTATTTAGTCGGTATTTGCAGCAGTTGGTCATGGAATCTATTGGGAAAGAATTTGACCTTGATGGTAATCGG GTGAATCAAGGACTTACAGTGTACGGAAACAAAGGGAGCACGGATCAGCATGC ATACATCCAACAACTGAGAGATGGCGTGCACAATTTCTTTGTGACATTCATTGAAGTACTACGAGATAGGCCTCCTGGTCATGATTGGGAGCTTGAACCAGGTGTCACATGTGGTGACTATCTATTTGGAATGCTACAG GGAACACGATCGGCTCTTTATTCTAATGACCGAGAGTCGATTACGGTTTCTGTGGAAGAAGTGACACCTAGATCTGTAGGTGCTCTTATAGCACTTTATGAGAGAGCGGTTGGGATTTATGCCATACTTGTCAACATTAATGCTTACCATCAACCTG GTGTGGAGGCCGGGAAGAAAGCAGCCGGAGAAGTATTAGCTCTTCAGAAACGGGTTTTATCCGTACTTAATGAGGCCAG ATTGAAATGA
- the LOC112178743 gene encoding glucose-6-phosphate isomerase 1, chloroplastic isoform X1 yields MASISGIYSSSPTLQPRLRPAASLLRKDSVSFPTAGPRPGDRSLFAQSVAREIKAELAKVDGDGAVIKEKKKKVLEKDPRALWRRYVDWLYQHKELGLYLDVSRVGFTDEFVAEMEPRLQAAFKAMDDLEKGAIANPDEGRMVGHYWLRDPKLAPKPILTVQIENTLEALLKFSGDVVSGKIKPPASSEGRFTQVLSVGIGGSALGPQFVAEALAPDVPPLKIRFIDNTDPAGIDHQIAQLGEELASTLVIVISKSGGTPETRNGLLEVQKAFREAGLNFAKQGVAITQENSLLDNTARIEGWLARFPMFDWVGGRTSEMSAVGLLPAALQGIDIKEMLAGGKLMDEANRTTVVKNNPAALLALCWYWATDGLGSKDMVVLPYKDSLLLFSRYLQQLVMESIGKEFDLDGNRVNQGLTVYGNKGSTDQHAYIQQLRDGVHNFFVTFIEVLRDRPPGHDWELEPGVTCGDYLFGMLQGTRSALYSNDRESITVSVEEVTPRSVGALIALYERAVGIYAILVNINAYHQPGVEAGKKAAGEVLALQKRVLSVLNEASCKEPVEPLTLDEVADRCHATEDIEMIYKIIAHMAANDRALIAEGSCGSPRSVKVFLGECNVEALY; encoded by the exons ATGGCTTCAATTTCCGGCATTTATTCCTCTTCTCCGACTCTGCAACCGCGGCTGAGACCGGCGGCGAGTCTATTACGTAAAGACTCCGTTTCGTTTCCGACGGCCGGGCCCAGGCCCGGCGATCGGAGCTTGTTCGCTCAGTCGGTGGCGCGGGAGATCAAGGCCGAGTTGGCAAAGGTTGACGGCGATGGCGCTGTGattaaggagaagaagaagaaggttctGGAGAAGGATCCTCGGGCGTTGTGGCGGAGGTACGTGGACTGGTTGTACCAGCACAAGGAGCTGGGGCTATATTTGGATGTGAGTCGGGTCGGGTTTACCGACGAGTTCGTCGCGGAAATGGAGCCCCGGCTCCAGGCGGCGTTTAAGGCGATGGATGACCTGGAGAAAGGCGCGATTGCGAATCCCGATGAGGGGCGGATGGTCGGGCATTACTGGCTGAGAGACCCTAAGCTGGCGCCGAAACCGATACTCACGGTTCAGATTGAGAACACGCTCGAGGCGCTGCTGAAGTTCTCCGGCGACGTCGTCAGCGGTAAG ATTAAGCCGCCGGCTTCTTCGGAGGGTCGTTTTACTCAGGTTCTTTCGGTTGGAATCGGAGGCTCGGCACTTGGACCACAGTTTGTTGCTGAGGCATTGGCGCCTGATGTTCCTCCTCTTAAG ATACGATTCATTGACAATACCGATCCAGCAGGAATTGATCATCAGATTGCACAGCTCGGTGAAGAGCTGGCTTCTACTCTTGTAATTGTGATTTCAAAG AGTGGAGGTACTCCGGAAACTAGAAATGGTTTACTCGAAGTACAGAAGGCCTTTCGTGAGGCTGGCCTAAATTTCGCAAAACAG GGAGTGGCTATCACTCAAGAAAATTCATTATTAGACAACACTGCTAGAATTGAGGGCTGGTTAGCTAGATTCCCAATGTTTGACTGGGTTGGTGGAAGAACATCTGAAATGTCTGCAGTTGGTCTTCTTCCAGCAGCGCTTCAG GGAATTGACATTAAAGAAATGCTCGCTGGTGGAAAGTTGATGGATGAAGCTAATAGAACCACTGTG GTTAAGAATAATCCTGCCGCCTTGCTTGCTTTATGCTGGTATTGGGCTACTGATGGATTGGGATCCAAG GATATGGTTGTTCTTCCTTACAAGGACAGCCTATTATTATTTAGTCGGTATTTGCAGCAGTTGGTCATGGAATCTATTGGGAAAGAATTTGACCTTGATGGTAATCGG GTGAATCAAGGACTTACAGTGTACGGAAACAAAGGGAGCACGGATCAGCATGC ATACATCCAACAACTGAGAGATGGCGTGCACAATTTCTTTGTGACATTCATTGAAGTACTACGAGATAGGCCTCCTGGTCATGATTGGGAGCTTGAACCAGGTGTCACATGTGGTGACTATCTATTTGGAATGCTACAG GGAACACGATCGGCTCTTTATTCTAATGACCGAGAGTCGATTACGGTTTCTGTGGAAGAAGTGACACCTAGATCTGTAGGTGCTCTTATAGCACTTTATGAGAGAGCGGTTGGGATTTATGCCATACTTGTCAACATTAATGCTTACCATCAACCTG GTGTGGAGGCCGGGAAGAAAGCAGCCGGAGAAGTATTAGCTCTTCAGAAACGGGTTTTATCCGTACTTAATGAGGCCAG CTGTAAAGAGCCTGTTGAGCCATTGACACTAGACGAAGTAGCCGATCGGTGCCACGCTACTGAAGAT ATTGAAATGATTTACAAGATCATCGCTCACATGGCGGCAAATGACAGAGCTCTTATTGCTGAAGGCAGTTGCGGTTCACCACGGAGTGTCAAAGTTTTCCTCGGCGAGTGTAATGTGGAGGCATTATATTGA
- the LOC112178743 gene encoding glucose-6-phosphate isomerase 1, chloroplastic isoform X3, producing the protein MASISGIYSSSPTLQPRLRPAASLLRKDSVSFPTAGPRPGDRSLFAQSVAREIKAELAKVDGDGAVIKEKKKKVLEKDPRALWRRYVDWLYQHKELGLYLDVSRVGFTDEFVAEMEPRLQAAFKAMDDLEKGAIANPDEGRMVGHYWLRDPKLAPKPILTVQIENTLEALLKFSGDVVSGKIKPPASSEGRFTQVLSVGIGGSALGPQFVAEALAPDVPPLKIRFIDNTDPAGIDHQIAQLGEELASTLVIVISKSGGTPETRNGLLEVQKAFREAGLNFAKQGVAITQENSLLDNTARIEGWLARFPMFDWVGGRTSEMSAVGLLPAALQVKNNPAALLALCWYWATDGLGSKDMVVLPYKDSLLLFSRYLQQLVMESIGKEFDLDGNRVNQGLTVYGNKGSTDQHAYIQQLRDGVHNFFVTFIEVLRDRPPGHDWELEPGVTCGDYLFGMLQGTRSALYSNDRESITVSVEEVTPRSVGALIALYERAVGIYAILVNINAYHQPGVEAGKKAAGEVLALQKRVLSVLNEASCKEPVEPLTLDEVADRCHATEDIEMIYKIIAHMAANDRALIAEGSCGSPRSVKVFLGECNVEALY; encoded by the exons ATGGCTTCAATTTCCGGCATTTATTCCTCTTCTCCGACTCTGCAACCGCGGCTGAGACCGGCGGCGAGTCTATTACGTAAAGACTCCGTTTCGTTTCCGACGGCCGGGCCCAGGCCCGGCGATCGGAGCTTGTTCGCTCAGTCGGTGGCGCGGGAGATCAAGGCCGAGTTGGCAAAGGTTGACGGCGATGGCGCTGTGattaaggagaagaagaagaaggttctGGAGAAGGATCCTCGGGCGTTGTGGCGGAGGTACGTGGACTGGTTGTACCAGCACAAGGAGCTGGGGCTATATTTGGATGTGAGTCGGGTCGGGTTTACCGACGAGTTCGTCGCGGAAATGGAGCCCCGGCTCCAGGCGGCGTTTAAGGCGATGGATGACCTGGAGAAAGGCGCGATTGCGAATCCCGATGAGGGGCGGATGGTCGGGCATTACTGGCTGAGAGACCCTAAGCTGGCGCCGAAACCGATACTCACGGTTCAGATTGAGAACACGCTCGAGGCGCTGCTGAAGTTCTCCGGCGACGTCGTCAGCGGTAAG ATTAAGCCGCCGGCTTCTTCGGAGGGTCGTTTTACTCAGGTTCTTTCGGTTGGAATCGGAGGCTCGGCACTTGGACCACAGTTTGTTGCTGAGGCATTGGCGCCTGATGTTCCTCCTCTTAAG ATACGATTCATTGACAATACCGATCCAGCAGGAATTGATCATCAGATTGCACAGCTCGGTGAAGAGCTGGCTTCTACTCTTGTAATTGTGATTTCAAAG AGTGGAGGTACTCCGGAAACTAGAAATGGTTTACTCGAAGTACAGAAGGCCTTTCGTGAGGCTGGCCTAAATTTCGCAAAACAG GGAGTGGCTATCACTCAAGAAAATTCATTATTAGACAACACTGCTAGAATTGAGGGCTGGTTAGCTAGATTCCCAATGTTTGACTGGGTTGGTGGAAGAACATCTGAAATGTCTGCAGTTGGTCTTCTTCCAGCAGCGCTTCAG GTTAAGAATAATCCTGCCGCCTTGCTTGCTTTATGCTGGTATTGGGCTACTGATGGATTGGGATCCAAG GATATGGTTGTTCTTCCTTACAAGGACAGCCTATTATTATTTAGTCGGTATTTGCAGCAGTTGGTCATGGAATCTATTGGGAAAGAATTTGACCTTGATGGTAATCGG GTGAATCAAGGACTTACAGTGTACGGAAACAAAGGGAGCACGGATCAGCATGC ATACATCCAACAACTGAGAGATGGCGTGCACAATTTCTTTGTGACATTCATTGAAGTACTACGAGATAGGCCTCCTGGTCATGATTGGGAGCTTGAACCAGGTGTCACATGTGGTGACTATCTATTTGGAATGCTACAG GGAACACGATCGGCTCTTTATTCTAATGACCGAGAGTCGATTACGGTTTCTGTGGAAGAAGTGACACCTAGATCTGTAGGTGCTCTTATAGCACTTTATGAGAGAGCGGTTGGGATTTATGCCATACTTGTCAACATTAATGCTTACCATCAACCTG GTGTGGAGGCCGGGAAGAAAGCAGCCGGAGAAGTATTAGCTCTTCAGAAACGGGTTTTATCCGTACTTAATGAGGCCAG CTGTAAAGAGCCTGTTGAGCCATTGACACTAGACGAAGTAGCCGATCGGTGCCACGCTACTGAAGAT ATTGAAATGATTTACAAGATCATCGCTCACATGGCGGCAAATGACAGAGCTCTTATTGCTGAAGGCAGTTGCGGTTCACCACGGAGTGTCAAAGTTTTCCTCGGCGAGTGTAATGTGGAGGCATTATATTGA